From a single Thermoanaerobaculia bacterium genomic region:
- the uvrA gene encoding excinuclease ABC subunit UvrA, protein MSRDSASLQAVAPGSSPEAATATGLDVRVAPRAIEVEAARTHNLKSVSCRIPHGQLTVVTGPSGAGKSSLVFDTIFAEGQRRFVESMSTYARQFLDQMERPPVGDMRNVLPAVALEAKNSVRNARSTVGTITEIHDVLRLLFANLGEVNCPAGHGPARRYTAGEVAEELGAGAAGERFLLAARIPRPAEGADLALTELVGQGFARRLEGGEILPIAADERWPEARDPMILALGRFRASTDASARLAATVEDAWKLGTRAVEAVSDLGLRYYCRDLACPVCGLALRAPSPALFSFNSPLGACPTCEGFGRVIGIDPERVIPDPRKSLAERPIAPWNTPAYEELYDGLLRAARKRQVPLDRPWLELSTEDREWIWRGEGRFTNLEAFFRWLEGRTYRVHVRVLLARYRAYNTCPDCHGGRLNSEALSIRYEGRTLPELLALSVEDLAAWFAALLPGPRALAVGGHLFDEIRERLSVLHRVGLDYLALDRQARTLSGGETQRIHLAAALGSGLTSTLYVLDEPTIGLHPQDNERLLALLGDLARRGNTVLVVEHDRTIVCGADHLIDLGPAAGDGGGEIVAEGTVAEVLSHPTSLTAHYMREQSPTAARQHVARFRRERGRQSLEDELAGRGRIRIRGAREHNLRGIDVEFPLDALVAVTGVSGSGKSTLVEDVLYGAWRRSHGYADVDAGRCDEILGFDLISDLSLVDQGPIGRSSRSNPVTYIKAYDDLRRIYSGAEEARRRGITPAHFSFNVEAGRCPQCLGTGVLEVDMQFMAPVVVRCDGCQGRRFRPEVLAVRHLGRDIAQTLELTVDEALEVFARERPLVRKLTPLADVGLGYLRLGQPTSTLSGGEAQRLKLATFLGRPTSAGRQLFLFDEPTTGLHLADIDLLYRTLRRLVQRGDGVVVVEHNLDFLARVDWLVDLGPGGGMHGGDLLFCGPFATFLDEAESPTARLLRAQVAWRRPESASGTIPASSISSKRKTTRAS, encoded by the coding sequence ATGTCTCGCGACTCCGCTTCGCTTCAAGCCGTAGCGCCCGGGAGCTCTCCCGAGGCTGCGACAGCGACCGGACTCGATGTGCGCGTCGCGCCGCGTGCCATCGAGGTCGAGGCGGCGCGGACGCACAATCTCAAGTCGGTCTCCTGCCGCATTCCGCATGGCCAGTTGACCGTGGTCACCGGCCCGTCGGGCGCCGGGAAGTCTTCGCTGGTCTTCGACACCATCTTCGCCGAGGGGCAGCGGCGCTTCGTCGAGTCGATGTCGACCTATGCCCGGCAGTTCCTCGACCAGATGGAGCGGCCTCCCGTCGGCGATATGCGCAACGTCCTGCCGGCGGTGGCGCTCGAAGCGAAGAACTCGGTGCGCAACGCGCGCTCGACGGTGGGCACGATTACCGAGATCCACGATGTCCTGCGCCTGCTGTTCGCGAATCTCGGCGAGGTGAACTGCCCTGCGGGCCACGGTCCGGCGCGTCGCTACACCGCCGGCGAGGTCGCCGAAGAGCTCGGCGCGGGGGCCGCAGGGGAGCGCTTCCTGCTCGCGGCCCGAATCCCCCGGCCCGCAGAGGGGGCCGACCTCGCTCTGACCGAGCTCGTCGGGCAGGGTTTCGCGCGCCGCCTCGAAGGCGGCGAGATTCTGCCGATCGCCGCGGACGAGAGATGGCCCGAGGCGCGCGATCCGATGATCCTCGCGCTCGGGCGGTTCCGCGCCTCGACCGACGCCTCGGCGCGCCTCGCCGCCACCGTGGAGGACGCCTGGAAGCTGGGGACTCGGGCGGTCGAAGCAGTCTCGGATCTCGGCCTGCGCTACTACTGCCGCGATCTCGCCTGCCCCGTCTGTGGCCTCGCCCTGCGCGCGCCCTCGCCAGCGCTGTTCTCCTTCAACTCGCCGCTCGGCGCCTGCCCGACCTGCGAGGGCTTCGGCAGGGTGATCGGAATCGACCCCGAACGTGTGATTCCGGATCCGCGCAAGAGCCTCGCCGAGCGCCCGATCGCGCCGTGGAACACTCCCGCCTACGAGGAGCTCTACGACGGCCTCCTGCGTGCCGCCCGCAAGCGGCAAGTGCCGCTCGACCGGCCCTGGCTGGAGCTCTCCACGGAGGATCGCGAATGGATCTGGCGCGGCGAGGGGCGGTTCACGAACCTCGAGGCGTTCTTCCGCTGGCTCGAGGGCCGCACCTACCGCGTCCACGTGCGCGTGCTGCTGGCGCGCTACCGCGCCTACAACACCTGTCCCGACTGCCACGGCGGCCGATTGAACTCCGAGGCGCTCTCGATCCGCTACGAGGGACGGACCTTGCCGGAGCTGCTGGCGCTCTCGGTCGAGGATCTCGCGGCCTGGTTCGCCGCCCTCCTGCCGGGGCCGCGCGCGCTCGCGGTCGGTGGCCATCTCTTCGACGAGATCCGCGAACGCCTCTCGGTGCTCCACCGCGTCGGCCTCGACTACCTGGCGCTCGATCGCCAGGCGCGCACCCTCTCCGGCGGCGAGACGCAGCGCATTCACCTCGCGGCGGCCCTCGGCTCGGGCCTGACCTCGACCCTCTACGTCCTGGACGAGCCGACCATCGGCCTGCATCCCCAGGACAACGAGCGCCTGCTCGCGCTGCTCGGCGACCTGGCGCGGCGCGGCAACACGGTGCTCGTCGTCGAGCACGACCGCACGATCGTCTGCGGCGCCGACCACCTGATCGATCTCGGTCCGGCGGCGGGCGATGGCGGCGGCGAGATCGTGGCGGAGGGCACCGTGGCCGAGGTCCTTTCGCACCCGACCTCCCTCACCGCGCACTACATGCGCGAGCAGAGCCCGACGGCGGCGCGTCAGCACGTGGCGCGCTTCCGGCGCGAACGCGGGCGGCAGAGCCTCGAGGACGAGCTCGCGGGGCGCGGCCGCATCCGCATCCGCGGCGCCCGCGAGCACAACCTGCGCGGCATCGACGTCGAGTTTCCGCTCGACGCCCTGGTGGCGGTCACCGGCGTCTCGGGCTCGGGCAAGTCGACGCTGGTCGAAGATGTCCTCTATGGCGCCTGGCGCCGGTCGCACGGCTACGCCGACGTCGACGCGGGGCGTTGCGACGAGATCCTGGGTTTCGACCTGATCTCGGACCTCTCGCTGGTCGATCAGGGTCCGATCGGGCGCTCCTCGCGCTCCAATCCGGTCACCTACATCAAGGCGTACGACGACCTGCGGCGGATCTACTCCGGCGCCGAAGAGGCCCGACGGCGCGGCATCACTCCGGCGCACTTCTCGTTCAACGTCGAGGCGGGGCGCTGTCCGCAGTGCCTGGGGACCGGCGTGCTCGAAGTCGACATGCAGTTCATGGCACCGGTCGTGGTGCGCTGCGACGGCTGCCAGGGGCGACGGTTCCGCCCCGAGGTCCTGGCGGTCCGGCATCTCGGCCGGGACATCGCCCAGACCCTCGAGCTCACCGTCGACGAAGCGCTGGAGGTCTTCGCGCGCGAACGTCCGCTGGTGCGGAAACTGACCCCCCTGGCCGATGTCGGGCTCGGCTACCTGCGGCTCGGCCAGCCGACGTCGACGCTCTCGGGCGGCGAGGCCCAGCGGCTGAAGCTCGCGACCTTCCTCGGCCGGCCGACGAGTGCCGGCAGGCAGCTCTTCCTCTTCGACGAGCCGACCACAGGGTTGCATCTGGCCGACATCGACCTGCTCTACCGGACGCTGCGCCGGCTGGTGCAGCGGGGGGATGGGGTCGTTGTCGTCGAGCACAATCTCGACTTCCTGGCGCGCGTCGACTGGCTCGTCGATCTCGGCCCGGGCGGCGGTATGCACGGCGGCGACCTGCTGTTCTGCGGCCCGTTCGCGACCTTTCTCGACGAGGCCGAATCACCCACCGCGCGGCTGCTCCGGGCCCAGGTCGCCTGGCGCCGGCCCGAGTCGGCTTCGGGTACAATTCCCGCGAGTTCAATCTCCAGCAAGCGAAAAACCACGAGGGCATCGTGA
- a CDS encoding RDD family protein: MSQADQVSQTGWQIFVEVPGKAPIELPPGESVIGRSRNCVVQIAETTVSRQHAIFVVAPGNVLLRDLGSSNGTFVNGERVDGEIPLADGDRVVVGEAELVLRMLAPLGPAEATARLVIPPMTRADVPPPGASPAPPFPPMPPSLPAAATPGSSAAPAWASTPLPAPGVPTVAPIAASAAGASGAAPGSAHSRPAPGSQAPWAPTPLSRIPPAPAPLSPAAGQPPPRTSQPPASPADPAKNSGELLSSIRDIDLAPIPAPAPRHSSVASPASPASPMAKVATTGKVEPAGFWLRVAAYVLDYIPVAFLGIAYWIVAIFVSPNLATMLGFVLPIYGLLVVFFLPALKGTTPGKKILKLAIVSETTGPGEGLGWKIAALRVVGHFVCGLTFGLGYLLVAFSARKQGLHDLIAKTNVVRQR; the protein is encoded by the coding sequence GTGAGCCAGGCAGACCAGGTGAGCCAGACCGGTTGGCAGATATTCGTGGAGGTGCCAGGCAAGGCGCCGATCGAGCTACCGCCCGGCGAATCGGTGATCGGGCGCAGCCGCAACTGCGTCGTGCAGATCGCCGAGACGACCGTGAGCCGACAGCATGCGATCTTCGTCGTCGCGCCGGGCAACGTGCTTCTGCGCGACCTCGGATCGAGCAACGGCACGTTCGTCAACGGCGAGCGGGTGGACGGCGAGATTCCGCTCGCCGACGGCGATCGCGTGGTGGTCGGCGAGGCGGAGCTGGTGCTGCGCATGCTCGCGCCGCTCGGGCCGGCCGAGGCCACGGCGAGGCTGGTGATCCCGCCGATGACTCGCGCGGACGTCCCCCCGCCGGGCGCCTCACCGGCGCCGCCGTTTCCCCCTATGCCGCCGAGCCTCCCCGCGGCCGCGACTCCCGGATCTTCTGCCGCTCCGGCCTGGGCCTCGACGCCGTTGCCCGCTCCGGGCGTGCCGACGGTGGCACCGATAGCGGCGTCGGCGGCGGGGGCTTCCGGAGCTGCGCCCGGCTCGGCTCACAGCCGTCCGGCCCCGGGTTCGCAGGCGCCATGGGCGCCGACGCCACTGTCCCGGATTCCGCCTGCGCCAGCCCCGCTGTCGCCCGCGGCTGGCCAGCCGCCGCCTCGGACCTCGCAACCCCCGGCCTCTCCGGCCGACCCGGCGAAAAACAGCGGGGAGCTGCTGTCCTCGATCCGCGACATCGATCTCGCTCCGATTCCAGCCCCGGCGCCGCGCCACTCCTCGGTGGCGTCGCCGGCCTCGCCGGCCTCGCCGATGGCGAAGGTGGCGACGACCGGCAAGGTCGAACCGGCCGGCTTCTGGCTGCGCGTCGCCGCTTACGTTCTCGACTACATCCCGGTGGCTTTTTTGGGGATCGCCTATTGGATCGTGGCGATCTTCGTGTCGCCGAACTTGGCCACGATGCTCGGCTTTGTCCTTCCTATCTACGGTTTGCTGGTCGTCTTCTTTTTGCCGGCGCTCAAAGGGACAACCCCAGGAAAGAAGATTTTGAAACTCGCCATCGTCTCCGAGACGACCGGCCCCGGTGAAGGGTTGGGCTGGAAGATTGCGGCCCTTCGTGTCGTAGGCCACTTCGTCTGCGGTCTAACCTTCGGGCTGGGCTACCTGCTGGTGGCCTTCAGTGCGCGAAAGCAGGGCCTGCACGACCTGATCGCCAAGACGAACGTCGTGCGCCAGCGTTGA
- a CDS encoding thioredoxin family protein, with protein sequence MSSPLRLRGSHRTPAFSARVATLAVTAAVAAFLAFVPGAVPAQAVPADAVLRNFEISGDFALTIDGKEQPKAELYFSESARAFLLIAPEFPSPLLVSAPTQSVDSLDLMKVAKQPSGTIDLLADAVLEPAGKYKVDGPNIEFTYAGKKLRVSPRPHLLGKHTGAELLAYNPSYQRKARNYNPDAAILKRLKGEKEPVRVLTFFGSWCPHCSTHVPLLLKVEQGLAGGKFQFEYLGMPKGPAFGEVPEGKQYKVTGVPTAILFRGDREIGRIPNSGWSNPEVAIDLLLNGPKSTK encoded by the coding sequence ATGAGCTCTCCTCTTCGCCTTCGCGGGTCGCATCGAACGCCGGCGTTTTCTGCCCGCGTGGCCACTCTGGCGGTGACTGCCGCCGTCGCCGCCTTCCTGGCCTTCGTTCCCGGAGCGGTTCCGGCGCAGGCGGTGCCCGCCGACGCCGTGCTGCGCAACTTCGAGATCTCGGGCGATTTCGCTCTGACGATCGACGGCAAGGAGCAACCCAAGGCCGAGCTCTACTTCTCGGAATCGGCGCGCGCCTTCCTCCTGATCGCGCCGGAGTTCCCGTCGCCGCTGCTGGTGAGTGCTCCCACGCAGAGCGTCGACTCGCTCGACCTCATGAAGGTTGCGAAACAGCCCTCCGGGACGATCGACCTCCTCGCCGACGCCGTCCTCGAGCCTGCCGGCAAGTACAAGGTCGACGGCCCGAACATCGAATTCACCTATGCCGGAAAGAAACTCCGGGTCAGCCCGCGCCCACATCTGCTCGGCAAGCACACCGGCGCCGAGCTCCTCGCTTACAATCCGTCGTACCAGCGCAAGGCGCGCAACTACAACCCGGATGCTGCCATCCTGAAGCGCCTCAAGGGTGAGAAGGAGCCGGTGCGAGTCCTGACCTTCTTCGGTTCCTGGTGCCCGCACTGCTCGACCCACGTGCCACTGCTGCTCAAGGTGGAGCAGGGCCTCGCGGGCGGCAAGTTCCAGTTCGAGTATCTCGGCATGCCGAAGGGTCCGGCGTTCGGCGAGGTGCCGGAGGGCAAGCAGTACAAGGTCACCGGCGTCCCGACAGCGATCCTCTTCCGCGGCGACCGCGAGATCGGCCGCATTCCGAACTCGGGGTGGTCGAATCCGGAGGTTGCCATCGACCTTCTGCTCAACGGACCGAAGAGCACCAAGTAA
- a CDS encoding RNB domain-containing ribonuclease → MTRRQHARADLIRIADRVMREKGLEPEFPPAVEDELRAVTGAASVPAVTDLRQLPWCSIDNDDSRDLDQLSVGERGPDGALRLRIAIADVDALVPRGSAIDRHAGVNTTSVYTAARIYPMLPERLSTELTSLVQDEDRLAVVVELEVGPDGALDGAEIYRATVRNHAKLAYDSVAAWLEGEAPPPAALAAIPGLAENLRWQDAAAQQLRAVRHRQGALDLETVEARAVFVGDELADLEQQRKNRARELIEDLMIAVNAVTARYLDRHGFPSLRRVLRSPKRWARIVEVARESGEVLPDAPDAAALEGFLQRRKVADPLRFPDLSLTVVKLMGSGEYAVDLPGSDPAGHFGLAARDYAHSTAPNRRYPDVITQRLLKAALLGAPCPYSVAELTTLAAHCTEQEDDATKIERQVRKSAAALLLEGRVGERFEGIVTGASEKGTWVRILAPPVEGKLTQGAKGVDVGARVSVRLTGTDVERGFIDFARVDGSALR, encoded by the coding sequence ATGACCCGACGCCAACATGCCCGCGCTGACCTGATCCGCATCGCCGACCGCGTGATGCGGGAGAAGGGGCTCGAACCCGAGTTCCCGCCCGCCGTGGAGGACGAGCTCCGCGCCGTCACGGGCGCCGCGAGCGTGCCGGCCGTGACGGACTTGCGGCAGCTCCCGTGGTGCTCGATCGACAACGACGATTCGCGGGACCTCGACCAGCTGTCGGTCGGCGAGCGCGGGCCCGACGGCGCCCTTCGTCTGCGGATCGCGATCGCCGACGTCGACGCGCTGGTGCCCAGAGGCTCGGCCATCGACCGCCACGCCGGCGTCAACACGACGTCGGTCTACACCGCGGCCAGGATCTATCCGATGCTTCCGGAGCGCCTGTCGACGGAGCTCACCTCTCTGGTGCAGGACGAGGATCGGCTGGCGGTGGTCGTCGAGCTCGAAGTCGGCCCGGATGGAGCTCTCGACGGGGCGGAGATCTACCGCGCCACAGTGCGCAATCACGCCAAGCTCGCTTACGACAGTGTCGCCGCCTGGCTGGAGGGCGAGGCGCCGCCGCCGGCCGCGCTCGCGGCGATCCCCGGACTCGCAGAGAATCTGCGCTGGCAGGACGCTGCCGCGCAGCAGCTGCGCGCGGTGAGGCACCGGCAGGGCGCACTCGATCTCGAAACTGTCGAGGCGCGCGCTGTGTTCGTCGGCGACGAGCTCGCCGACCTCGAGCAGCAGAGGAAGAACCGCGCCCGGGAGTTGATCGAGGACCTCATGATCGCGGTGAACGCGGTCACGGCGCGCTATCTCGACCGCCACGGGTTCCCTTCGCTGCGGCGCGTCCTGCGGTCGCCGAAGCGCTGGGCCCGCATCGTGGAGGTGGCGCGCGAGTCCGGCGAGGTGCTCCCCGACGCCCCCGACGCGGCGGCGCTCGAGGGATTCCTCCAACGAAGAAAAGTGGCCGACCCGCTGCGCTTCCCGGACCTTTCGCTCACCGTCGTCAAGCTGATGGGCTCCGGCGAATACGCCGTCGATCTTCCGGGCTCCGACCCCGCCGGTCACTTCGGACTGGCGGCGCGGGACTACGCGCATTCGACGGCGCCCAACCGGCGGTATCCCGACGTCATCACGCAGCGCCTGCTCAAGGCGGCTCTCCTGGGCGCTCCGTGCCCCTATTCCGTGGCCGAGCTCACGACGCTCGCGGCGCACTGCACCGAGCAGGAAGACGACGCCACCAAGATCGAGCGTCAGGTGAGGAAATCCGCCGCCGCGCTGCTGCTCGAAGGCAGGGTCGGTGAGCGCTTCGAAGGCATCGTGACGGGCGCATCCGAGAAGGGCACCTGGGTACGGATTCTCGCGCCGCCAGTCGAGGGCAAGCTCACCCAGGGGGCGAAGGGGGTCGATGTCGGCGCCCGCGTGAGCGTCCGGTTGACCGGCACCGACGTCGAACGCGGCTTCATCGATTTCGCCCGCGTCGACGGATCAGCGCTTCGCTGA
- a CDS encoding VOC family protein: MPRATLSQVEIASPDPARSAEFFHRVFGWDAMAVPWDGPTYVRMFPPAPAEPVGAGVLAPDAVGILDRLTIVVRIEGEPLTAVLDRVRAEGGEVALEPIPISTSGLYARFFDPDGNSFGLWQDRNTSDGSPESNVRPGAPPESAAG, from the coding sequence ATGCCACGCGCCACGCTGTCGCAGGTCGAAATCGCCTCGCCGGATCCGGCGCGCTCTGCCGAGTTCTTCCACCGTGTCTTCGGCTGGGATGCGATGGCCGTGCCGTGGGACGGTCCGACTTACGTCCGCATGTTCCCGCCAGCGCCGGCGGAGCCGGTGGGTGCCGGCGTTCTGGCGCCCGACGCCGTCGGCATCCTCGACCGGCTGACGATCGTCGTGCGTATCGAAGGCGAACCGCTCACCGCCGTCCTCGACCGCGTGCGTGCCGAAGGCGGCGAGGTCGCCCTGGAGCCGATCCCGATCTCCACCTCCGGTCTCTACGCCCGCTTCTTCGATCCCGACGGCAATAGCTTCGGCCTGTGGCAGGACCGCAACACGTCGGACGGTTCGCCGGAGTCGAACGTTCGGCCCGGGGCGCCGCCAGAGAGTGCCGCCGGGTGA
- a CDS encoding GNAT family N-acetyltransferase: MPFPTVTRMDAPRLLLRPVAAADLPDLMAVNGDPEVTRFLPYDTWKSLEDGEAWLARSAALGNSGTGQLFALVAKPQPKVIGTLVLFRYEEASRRVELGYVLGRAHWGKGLMTEAIQAACACAFDDLGIRRIEAEVNPENLASCALLTRIGFTFEGRLRKRWVAKGIDYDTNIYGWLAEDRLAAGAAGAERWGSDHGRTE; the protein is encoded by the coding sequence ATGCCCTTTCCGACCGTTACCCGAATGGATGCGCCCCGGCTGCTGCTGCGGCCGGTTGCGGCTGCGGATCTTCCGGACCTGATGGCGGTCAACGGGGATCCGGAGGTGACGCGGTTTCTGCCGTATGACACCTGGAAGTCGCTGGAGGATGGCGAGGCCTGGTTGGCGCGCAGCGCGGCGCTCGGTAACTCCGGTACCGGCCAGCTCTTCGCGCTGGTCGCGAAGCCGCAGCCGAAGGTCATCGGCACGCTGGTCCTGTTCCGCTACGAGGAGGCCAGCCGTCGCGTCGAGCTCGGTTACGTTCTGGGCCGGGCGCACTGGGGCAAGGGTCTGATGACGGAGGCGATCCAGGCGGCGTGCGCCTGCGCCTTCGACGATCTCGGCATCCGCCGGATCGAGGCCGAGGTGAATCCGGAGAACCTCGCCTCGTGCGCGCTCCTGACGCGAATCGGCTTCACCTTCGAAGGCAGGCTCCGCAAACGCTGGGTGGCCAAGGGGATCGACTACGACACGAACATCTACGGCTGGCTGGCGGAAGACCGGCTCGCCGCCGGCGCCGCAGGCGCTGAACGATGGGGGAGCGACCATGGCCGCACTGAGTGA
- a CDS encoding carboxypeptidase regulatory-like domain-containing protein, producing MLPSALLVAGLLASVTVTVVDERDRALPGAKVEMLQLGQVKAHAFSNRQGVSEFGGLQPGSYYVRVSLDGFTTREVLLVASPDSPAATRVILPDESLLWYWMLISQAPSPSAGIRCPGPANRLEPALSASGESSGLEEGWVPVGFVVLKSTSDYGEARRVVDVAAQRLDIPVDLRKVEYDPEHGLTFPRDVCEADGGFPYPCYVARGRYDAGVYLSIERSDAYRANDSGCFSVIVASGDPSSPELAAALKQVRVEYPDAYVKSEKVYHGCIH from the coding sequence ATGCTCCCCTCGGCCCTACTCGTTGCAGGTCTCCTGGCGTCCGTTACCGTCACGGTCGTGGACGAGAGGGATCGGGCACTTCCAGGTGCGAAGGTCGAGATGCTTCAACTTGGACAGGTAAAGGCACACGCCTTCTCGAATCGTCAAGGGGTTTCCGAGTTCGGCGGTCTGCAGCCGGGAAGCTACTACGTCCGAGTGAGTCTCGATGGATTCACCACGCGGGAGGTGCTGCTCGTCGCGTCGCCCGACTCGCCGGCCGCGACTCGAGTCATTCTCCCTGACGAGTCGCTCCTCTGGTACTGGATGCTCATCAGTCAAGCCCCGTCCCCCTCCGCTGGCATCCGTTGTCCGGGTCCGGCCAACCGCTTGGAGCCGGCGCTGTCAGCATCCGGTGAGTCAAGCGGATTGGAAGAGGGCTGGGTCCCTGTCGGCTTCGTCGTTCTCAAGTCGACCTCGGACTACGGCGAAGCTCGCAGGGTGGTCGATGTCGCTGCGCAGCGACTCGACATTCCGGTCGATCTTCGCAAGGTCGAGTACGACCCGGAGCATGGGCTCACGTTTCCGAGGGACGTCTGCGAAGCCGACGGTGGATTCCCCTATCCCTGCTACGTCGCTCGAGGCCGTTACGATGCTGGCGTCTATCTCAGCATCGAGCGCTCCGACGCCTATCGGGCGAATGATTCCGGATGCTTCAGCGTCATTGTTGCCAGCGGGGACCCTTCGTCGCCTGAACTGGCCGCTGCCTTGAAGCAGGTGAGAGTCGAGTATCCAGACGCCTACGTGAAGAGTGAGAAGGTCTATCATGGGTGCATTCACTAG
- a CDS encoding mobile mystery protein B, giving the protein MSDLFEEPGDATPLTAEEQAGLIPSDITYRYELNRVEQENILRSQAWALARRRNLLSEKFIEDLHGRMLGDVWRWAGKFRTTEKNLGVPYYEVPAALRKLLEDTSSWIELRSYPRDEIALRFHHRLVQIHPFPNGNGRHARLTADLLVIRLGGERFTWGRVNLEAPGEARRRYIAALRAADAHDFGPLLTFSRS; this is encoded by the coding sequence GTGAGCGACTTGTTCGAGGAGCCGGGCGATGCGACCCCGCTGACGGCAGAAGAGCAAGCAGGACTGATCCCTTCGGATATCACCTATCGCTACGAGCTCAACAGAGTGGAACAGGAGAACATCCTTCGCTCCCAAGCCTGGGCGCTTGCGAGGCGCCGGAATCTGCTCTCAGAGAAGTTCATCGAGGACCTGCATGGCCGAATGCTAGGCGATGTATGGCGCTGGGCTGGGAAGTTCAGAACGACAGAGAAGAATCTCGGAGTTCCCTACTATGAAGTCCCGGCTGCGCTCCGCAAACTCCTCGAAGACACAAGTAGCTGGATAGAACTTCGATCGTATCCTCGCGACGAGATTGCTTTGCGCTTCCATCATCGGTTGGTCCAAATCCACCCCTTCCCAAACGGCAACGGCCGCCATGCTCGACTCACGGCAGATCTCCTTGTCATTCGCCTGGGCGGTGAGCGATTTACATGGGGCAGGGTCAACTTGGAAGCTCCCGGGGAAGCGCGCAGGCGTTACATCGCTGCGCTACGAGCTGCCGACGCGCACGACTTTGGCCCCCTCCTTACATTTTCCCGTTCTTGA
- a CDS encoding mobile mystery protein A, with amino-acid sequence MRSSSLAAQSRRRLDSRFAQMQPIDRYSPPNRGWIRAIREALGMTTAQLATRMGIRQPSVTALEQSEARGTIELSTLRRAAEALDCVVIVALVPRKPLEATIKERAQAYVRQHWVPIEHSMLLEDQHVKRDEGDTNLEDVIQGTNPHRFWD; translated from the coding sequence ATGAGAAGCTCAAGCCTTGCAGCCCAGTCGCGTAGGCGATTGGACTCGCGATTCGCTCAGATGCAGCCAATCGATCGATACTCGCCTCCGAACCGTGGGTGGATCAGGGCCATCCGCGAAGCCTTGGGTATGACCACGGCACAACTCGCGACGCGAATGGGAATCCGCCAGCCCTCAGTCACTGCACTCGAACAATCCGAAGCCAGAGGGACGATTGAGCTCTCCACGCTGAGGCGTGCAGCTGAGGCCCTCGACTGCGTGGTGATTGTCGCGCTTGTTCCGAGAAAGCCTCTCGAAGCGACGATCAAGGAGCGCGCGCAAGCGTATGTTCGTCAACATTGGGTGCCGATCGAACACTCGATGTTGCTCGAAGACCAACACGTCAAACGCGACGAAGGCGATACGAATCTCGAAGATGTCATCCAGGGAACGAATCCTCACAGATTCTGGGACTAA